A stretch of Lathyrus oleraceus cultivar Zhongwan6 chromosome 6, CAAS_Psat_ZW6_1.0, whole genome shotgun sequence DNA encodes these proteins:
- the LOC127091589 gene encoding uncharacterized protein LOC127091589 has product MKRQRGASVNSLNNLKNPPNVEDVAATMEKKKGKKEEHDEQKVSMLLEEKKEIKDMCEETTTIREGVISSNVMSWNNREEYMPSWLGGSSIVDEQMSWGSTWFPGWDMDFMMGEAFNSLYSDVVWDDDIWNLKNEIPIPLHGKKFELE; this is encoded by the coding sequence ATGAAGAGGCAAAGAGGTGCAAGTGTGAATAGTCTTAACAACCTCAAAAATCCTCCCAATGTTGAAGATGTGGCAGCAACAATGGAGAagaaaaaaggaaagaaagagGAGCATGATGAACAAAAAGTGAGCATGTTGTTGGAAGAGAAGAAGGAAATCAAAGATATGTGTGAGGAAACAACAACAATAAGGGAGGGTGTGATTAGTAGTAATGTGATGAGTTGGAATAATAGGGAAGAGTATATGCCATCATGGTTGGGAGGTAGTAGTATTGTGGATGAACAAATGTCATGGGGTTCAACTTGGTTCCCTGGTTGGGATATGGATTTCATGATGGGTGAAGCTTTTAATTCTCTCTATAGTGATGTTGTTTGGGATGATGATATTTGGAATCTCAAAAATGAAATTCCAATACCATTACATGGAAAAAAGTTTGAGCTTGAGTAG